One segment of Streptomyces sp. NBC_01463 DNA contains the following:
- a CDS encoding alpha/beta hydrolase gives MSGRFTAADGTVLAHDDLGPADGPLPPVVLVHGHPFNRTMWQRQAAVLVAAGRRVIVPDLRGYGESGVVPGRTLLADFAGDIAALLDHLGVARAVVGGVSMGGQIAMEFHRSYPGRVAALVLSDTSPAAETEDGKAFRNRLADRLLAEGMDGYADEVIDKMLAPYNVTALPDVAAQVLGMMRGTDPEGAAAALRGRAERPDYRDSLAGARVPVLVVVGADDFYTPVADARGLHELIPGAELVVIEGAGHLPGLERPEAFDEALVRFLARGPGHGWKVAP, from the coding sequence GTGAGCGGCCGGTTCACGGCGGCGGACGGCACCGTGCTCGCCCATGACGACCTGGGGCCGGCCGACGGTCCGCTGCCGCCCGTCGTCCTCGTCCACGGGCATCCGTTCAACCGCACCATGTGGCAGCGGCAGGCCGCCGTGCTGGTGGCCGCCGGGCGCCGGGTGATCGTGCCCGACCTGCGCGGGTACGGGGAGAGCGGCGTTGTCCCCGGCCGCACCCTGCTCGCGGACTTCGCCGGCGACATCGCCGCGCTGCTGGACCACCTGGGCGTCGCACGGGCCGTCGTCGGCGGGGTGTCGATGGGCGGGCAGATCGCGATGGAGTTCCACCGCTCGTACCCGGGGCGGGTCGCGGCGCTGGTGCTGTCCGACACCTCTCCGGCCGCCGAGACCGAGGACGGCAAGGCGTTCCGCAACCGGCTGGCCGACCGGCTGCTCGCCGAGGGGATGGACGGGTACGCGGACGAGGTGATCGACAAGATGCTCGCCCCGTACAACGTCACCGCGCTGCCGGACGTCGCCGCGCAGGTGCTGGGGATGATGCGCGGGACCGATCCCGAGGGCGCGGCGGCCGCGCTGCGGGGCCGGGCGGAGCGGCCCGACTACCGCGACTCGCTCGCCGGGGCGCGGGTGCCGGTCCTCGTCGTCGTCGGCGCGGACGACTTCTACACGCCGGTCGCGGATGCCCGGGGCCTGCACGAACTGATCCCGGGGGCGGAACTGGTGGTGATCGAGGGGGCCGGGCACCTGCCCGGCCTGGAGCGGCCCGAGGCGTTCGACGAGGCGCTGGTGCGGTTCCTGGCGCGCGGACCAGGGCATGGCTGGAAGGTGGCGCCCTAG
- a CDS encoding MarR family winged helix-turn-helix transcriptional regulator: protein MSRSGADLALLLLAGFRTLADRATTELAERGYEDVRTVHDFALHSILSGADSVSELARRMSVTRQAAAKTIAVLEERGYVARRPDPADRRRTHLHVTEHGLALLGQGEAVFDELRERWEEQVGAESLAVLEEALRSLVGDRAIRLDSPGWIARDPDVP, encoded by the coding sequence ATGTCCAGATCAGGCGCCGATCTCGCCCTGCTCCTGCTCGCCGGCTTCCGCACCCTGGCGGACCGAGCCACCACCGAGCTCGCCGAACGCGGGTACGAGGACGTACGGACGGTGCACGATTTCGCCCTCCACTCCATCCTGTCCGGCGCGGACAGCGTCTCCGAGCTCGCCCGCAGGATGTCGGTGACACGGCAGGCGGCCGCGAAGACGATCGCCGTACTGGAGGAACGCGGCTACGTGGCACGCCGCCCCGACCCGGCCGACCGCCGCCGGACGCACCTCCACGTCACCGAGCACGGCCTCGCCCTGCTCGGCCAGGGCGAGGCCGTCTTCGACGAGCTGCGTGAGCGATGGGAGGAGCAGGTGGGCGCGGAGTCCCTCGCCGTACTGGAGGAGGCGCTCCGGTCCCTGGTCGGCGACCGGGCGATCCGCCTCGACTCCCCGGGCTGGATCGCGCGCGACCCCGACGTGCCGTAG
- a CDS encoding alpha/beta hydrolase: MTITTPSGATLPGVTHHLADVNGTRLHYVSAGTGGSPILLVHGWPETWWAFRKLIPLLARTHRVFALDLRGFGDSSNADTEYGEAVSAEDLHHLVGHIGEGPVHLLCQDISGGTGFRFAATHPEDVISFTGVETALAGFGFEALADVNNHGSWHVGFLGASGIPGMLLPGHERELLTDWAFPLMSGTEGVIEEADVDEFVRTYARPNAWRGTEGLYRGVFSDDGATRALAASHPISVPVLTVEAAGHRGITEATFRQVSAGEVTAVHLARVGHLIAQEAPEELAAVLLRFTGKVDEKGA; encoded by the coding sequence GTGACCATCACCACGCCCTCCGGTGCGACCCTTCCCGGCGTCACCCATCACCTCGCCGACGTCAACGGCACGCGACTGCACTACGTCTCCGCCGGCACCGGCGGCTCCCCGATCCTGCTGGTGCACGGCTGGCCGGAGACGTGGTGGGCGTTCCGGAAGCTGATTCCGCTCCTGGCGCGGACCCACCGGGTGTTCGCCCTCGACCTCCGCGGGTTCGGCGATTCGAGCAACGCCGACACCGAGTACGGCGAGGCCGTGTCCGCCGAGGACCTGCACCATCTCGTCGGGCACATCGGCGAGGGCCCCGTTCATCTCCTGTGCCAGGACATCAGCGGCGGCACGGGATTCCGTTTCGCGGCGACGCACCCCGAGGACGTCATCAGCTTCACCGGAGTCGAGACGGCCCTGGCCGGGTTCGGTTTCGAGGCCCTCGCCGATGTGAACAACCACGGTTCCTGGCACGTCGGGTTCCTCGGCGCCTCGGGGATACCCGGCATGCTCCTTCCGGGCCATGAGCGCGAGCTCCTGACCGACTGGGCCTTCCCGTTGATGAGCGGGACGGAGGGGGTCATCGAGGAAGCGGATGTCGACGAGTTCGTCCGGACCTATGCGCGCCCGAACGCCTGGCGCGGCACGGAGGGGCTCTACCGCGGCGTCTTCTCCGACGACGGCGCGACCAGGGCTCTCGCCGCGTCGCACCCGATCTCCGTGCCCGTCCTCACCGTCGAGGCCGCCGGTCACCGGGGGATCACCGAGGCGACCTTCCGCCAGGTGTCCGCCGGCGAGGTCACCGCGGTGCATCTCGCGCGGGTCGGCCACCTCATCGCACAGGAGGCGCCCGAGGAACTCGCGGCCGTCCTTCTCCGGTTCACCGGGAAGGTCGACGAGAAGGGGGCCTGA
- a CDS encoding GNAT family N-acetyltransferase, which produces MIIQPRPYDHPDAVKLNDQVQLEYAERYGDEGDITPLDATMFDPPHGLYLLAYDTSDRPVATGGWRSQERNDEGYSDGDAELKRMFVIPEGRGHGLARRILAALEDDARAAGRVRMVLETGDRQPEAIALYLSSGYTPCEKFGHYRTYESSRCFAKPLRG; this is translated from the coding sequence ATGATTATCCAGCCGCGTCCTTACGACCACCCCGACGCCGTCAAACTCAACGACCAGGTGCAGCTCGAATACGCCGAGCGGTACGGGGACGAGGGCGACATCACACCGCTGGACGCCACGATGTTCGACCCGCCGCACGGTCTGTACCTGCTCGCGTACGACACGTCGGACCGCCCGGTGGCCACCGGTGGCTGGCGCTCGCAGGAGCGCAACGACGAGGGCTACTCGGACGGTGACGCCGAGCTCAAGCGGATGTTCGTGATACCCGAGGGGCGCGGCCACGGCCTGGCCCGCCGCATCCTGGCCGCCCTGGAGGACGACGCCCGCGCGGCGGGCCGGGTCCGCATGGTGCTGGAGACCGGCGACCGGCAGCCCGAGGCGATCGCGCTGTACCTCTCCAGCGGCTACACGCCCTGCGAGAAGTTCGGCCACTACCGGACGTACGAGAGCAGCCGCTGCTTCGCCAAGCCGCTCCGGGGCTAG
- a CDS encoding NAD(P)/FAD-dependent oxidoreductase, whose protein sequence is MAQHEHVRVAVIGSGFGGLGAAVRLRREGITDFLILERAASVGGTWRDNSYPGCACDVPSHLYSFSFAPNPEWPRTFSGQEHIRAYLEHVADTFGLRPHLRLNHEVTMMRWDNEALNWVIESANGTTVVADVVVSATGPLSDPKTPDIPGLADFPGKVFHSARWDHDADLTGKRVAMIGTGASAIQIVPAIQPKAGKLTLFQRTPPWVMPRMDRAISGAERWLHRAVPVTGTARRGLLWGIRELQVSAFTKHPDQLGLIERIAKSNMARSIKDPALRAKLTPSYRIGCKRILLSSAYYPALARPNVDVVASGLAEVRGSTLVASDGTETEADAIIFGTGFHVTDMPIAERVVGADGITLAESWKGGMQALRGASAAGFPNWMTIIGPNTGLGNSSMILMIESQLNYMADYLRQLDVLGGRVALDARPSAVGAWNHRVQERMKRTVWNTGGCTSWYLDASGRNTTVWPGTTAEFRKATRNVDLAEYEVVRVTAAKDTKNSAAVAEEVAG, encoded by the coding sequence ATGGCCCAGCACGAGCACGTACGAGTGGCGGTGATCGGATCAGGATTCGGGGGTCTCGGGGCCGCTGTCCGGCTGCGCCGCGAAGGCATCACCGATTTCCTGATCCTGGAACGGGCCGCGTCGGTCGGTGGCACCTGGCGCGACAACAGCTACCCGGGCTGCGCATGCGACGTACCGTCCCACCTCTACTCGTTCTCGTTCGCACCCAACCCCGAGTGGCCGCGCACCTTCTCCGGGCAGGAGCACATCCGCGCCTACCTGGAGCACGTCGCGGACACCTTCGGGCTGCGCCCGCACCTCAGGCTGAACCACGAGGTGACGATGATGCGCTGGGACAACGAGGCGCTGAACTGGGTCATCGAGAGTGCGAACGGCACGACGGTCGTCGCCGATGTCGTCGTCTCCGCGACCGGCCCGCTCTCCGACCCCAAGACGCCCGACATCCCGGGGCTCGCCGACTTCCCCGGCAAGGTCTTCCACTCCGCCCGCTGGGACCACGACGCCGACCTGACCGGCAAGCGCGTCGCGATGATCGGCACCGGGGCCTCCGCGATCCAGATCGTGCCCGCGATCCAGCCCAAGGCCGGGAAGCTGACGCTCTTCCAGCGCACCCCGCCGTGGGTCATGCCGCGGATGGACCGCGCCATCAGCGGCGCCGAGCGCTGGCTGCACCGCGCGGTCCCGGTCACCGGCACCGCGCGCCGCGGACTGCTGTGGGGCATACGGGAGTTGCAGGTCAGCGCCTTCACCAAGCACCCGGACCAGCTGGGCCTGATCGAGCGGATAGCCAAGTCCAACATGGCCCGGTCGATCAAGGACCCGGCACTGCGGGCCAAGCTGACCCCCTCGTACCGCATCGGCTGCAAGCGCATCCTGCTCTCCAGCGCCTACTACCCGGCGCTCGCCCGGCCCAACGTCGACGTGGTCGCCTCCGGGCTCGCCGAGGTGCGCGGCTCGACGCTCGTGGCGTCCGACGGTACGGAGACGGAGGCCGACGCGATCATCTTCGGCACCGGCTTCCACGTCACCGACATGCCGATCGCCGAACGGGTGGTGGGCGCCGACGGCATCACGCTCGCCGAGTCCTGGAAGGGCGGCATGCAGGCCCTGCGCGGTGCGAGCGCGGCCGGCTTCCCCAACTGGATGACGATCATCGGCCCCAACACCGGCCTCGGGAACTCGTCCATGATCCTGATGATCGAGTCCCAGCTGAACTACATGGCCGACTACCTGCGCCAGCTGGACGTGCTGGGCGGCCGGGTCGCACTCGACGCACGCCCCTCGGCCGTCGGGGCCTGGAACCACCGCGTCCAGGAGCGGATGAAGCGCACCGTCTGGAACACCGGCGGCTGCACCAGCTGGTACCTGGACGCGAGCGGACGCAACACCACGGTCTGGCCCGGCACCACCGCCGAGTTCCGCAAGGCGACGCGGAACGTCGACCTCGCGGAGTACGAGGTCGTACGCGTCACGGCGGCGAAGGACACGAAGAATTCCGCCGCCGTCGCCGAGGAGGTGGCGGGATGA
- a CDS encoding exodeoxyribonuclease III, whose amino-acid sequence MLTVTSVNVNGLRAAAKKGFVEWLAQTDADVICLQEVRAEPEQLPEGVREPEGWHTVHAPAAAKGRAGVSLYSRRAPERVQIGFGAFGGEGGGGAEEFDASGRYVEIDLPGVTVASLYLPSGEVGTEKQDEKERFMAAFLPYLTGLKVRAAAEGREVVVCGDWNIAHQEADLKNWKGNKKNSGFLPEERQWLTRVFGEAAYVDVVRALHPDVEGPYSWWSYRGRAFDNDTGWRIDYQVATPGLAARAVKAWVERAATHGERWSDHAPVTVVYEQ is encoded by the coding sequence ATGCTCACTGTGACCTCCGTGAATGTAAACGGTCTCCGCGCCGCCGCGAAAAAGGGCTTCGTCGAATGGCTCGCGCAGACCGACGCCGATGTGATCTGCCTCCAGGAGGTACGGGCCGAGCCGGAGCAGCTGCCCGAGGGGGTGCGTGAGCCCGAGGGCTGGCACACCGTCCACGCGCCGGCCGCAGCCAAGGGCCGGGCCGGGGTCTCGCTCTACTCCCGCCGGGCACCCGAGCGCGTGCAGATCGGCTTCGGCGCCTTCGGGGGCGAGGGCGGCGGGGGTGCCGAGGAGTTCGACGCGAGCGGGCGGTACGTCGAGATCGACCTGCCCGGTGTCACCGTCGCGAGCCTGTACCTGCCCTCCGGCGAGGTCGGTACCGAGAAGCAGGACGAGAAGGAGCGCTTCATGGCGGCCTTCCTGCCCTACCTCACCGGCCTGAAGGTGCGGGCCGCCGCCGAGGGCCGCGAGGTGGTGGTGTGCGGGGACTGGAACATCGCCCACCAGGAGGCCGACCTCAAGAACTGGAAGGGCAACAAGAAGAACTCCGGGTTCCTCCCCGAGGAGCGGCAGTGGCTGACCCGGGTCTTCGGTGAGGCCGCGTACGTCGACGTCGTGCGCGCCCTGCACCCGGATGTGGAGGGGCCGTACTCGTGGTGGTCCTACCGGGGCCGCGCCTTCGACAACGACACGGGCTGGCGTATCGACTACCAGGTGGCGACCCCCGGGCTGGCCGCGCGCGCGGTGAAGGCGTGGGTGGAGCGGGCCGCCACGCACGGGGAGCGGTGGAGCGACCACGCGCCGGTGACGGTGGTGTACGAGCAGTAG
- a CDS encoding MerR family transcriptional regulator, with protein MEELAKEAGIPVRTLRFYRERGLISPPRREGRIAWYDDHHLARLRTISGLLERGHTLTGIADLARTFESGRDVAEVLGLGEPTEETPVRLTPEQLADYFEGESTPENLATAMELGYLGTDGDEIVHISRRLLEVSAELVREGVPLAEVLASGRRVREHADALADLFVATLRAHSTEAEPPQLRPLARAVVDAELSMALDRRLRRDAEAAQPPKASE; from the coding sequence ATGGAGGAGCTGGCGAAGGAGGCCGGCATCCCGGTCCGTACCCTGCGCTTCTACCGGGAGCGCGGCCTGATCTCGCCGCCCCGCCGCGAGGGCCGCATCGCCTGGTACGACGACCACCACCTGGCCCGCCTGCGCACCATCTCCGGTCTGCTGGAGCGCGGCCACACCCTCACCGGCATCGCCGACCTGGCCCGCACCTTCGAGAGCGGCCGCGATGTCGCCGAGGTGCTGGGCCTGGGCGAACCGACCGAGGAGACCCCGGTCCGGCTCACGCCCGAGCAGCTCGCGGACTACTTCGAGGGCGAGTCCACCCCGGAGAACCTGGCGACCGCCATGGAGCTCGGCTACCTCGGCACGGACGGCGACGAGATCGTGCACATCAGCCGCCGCCTGCTGGAGGTGTCGGCCGAACTGGTGCGGGAGGGCGTCCCGCTCGCCGAGGTGCTCGCCTCCGGCCGCCGGGTCCGCGAGCACGCGGACGCCCTGGCCGACCTCTTCGTCGCCACCCTGCGCGCCCACAGCACGGAGGCCGAACCACCCCAACTGCGGCCGCTGGCCCGCGCGGTGGTGGACGCGGAACTCTCCATGGCGCTGGACCGGCGGCTGCGGCGCGACGCGGAGGCGGCGCAGCCGCCGAAGGCCTCGGAGTAG
- a CDS encoding SAM-dependent methyltransferase, which produces MTAGIPESQPPIDTSRPHPARVYDWFLGGKENYPADQEFGRTLPKETRGNAARNRAFMHRASAWLARDGVDQFLDIGTGIPTEPNLHQIVQAVTPTARVVYADNDPIVLRHAETLLVSTPEGATHYLHADVRQPEAILERARNLLDFDRPIALSLIALMHFLPDDQDPYGITRTLVDALPPGSYLVLSHGTADQHPELRKETEAAYRKGAIALRMRTHAEVAQFFAGLDLVEPGLVPATEWYREEPAPVVVRSGFYVGVGRVR; this is translated from the coding sequence GTGACGGCAGGAATACCCGAGTCCCAGCCCCCGATCGACACCAGCAGGCCCCACCCCGCCCGCGTCTACGACTGGTTCCTGGGCGGCAAGGAGAACTACCCGGCCGACCAGGAGTTCGGGCGGACGCTGCCGAAGGAGACGCGTGGGAACGCCGCGCGCAACCGGGCGTTCATGCACCGGGCCTCCGCCTGGCTGGCGCGGGACGGTGTCGACCAGTTCCTCGACATCGGGACCGGCATCCCCACCGAGCCCAACCTCCACCAGATCGTCCAGGCGGTCACGCCGACGGCCCGGGTCGTCTACGCGGACAACGACCCGATCGTCCTGCGGCACGCGGAGACGCTCCTCGTCAGTACGCCGGAGGGGGCCACGCACTACCTCCACGCCGATGTGCGGCAGCCGGAGGCGATCCTCGAACGGGCCAGGAACCTGCTGGACTTCGACCGGCCCATCGCCCTGTCCCTGATCGCGCTGATGCACTTCCTGCCGGACGACCAGGACCCGTACGGCATCACCCGCACCCTGGTCGACGCCTTGCCTCCGGGCAGTTATCTGGTCCTCTCGCACGGCACCGCAGACCAGCATCCGGAGCTGCGGAAGGAGACCGAGGCGGCGTACCGGAAGGGTGCCATCGCGCTGCGGATGCGTACCCACGCCGAGGTGGCGCAGTTCTTCGCGGGGCTCGACCTCGTCGAGCCGGGGCTCGTCCCCGCGACCGAGTGGTACCGCGAGGAGCCCGCGCCCGTCGTCGTGCGCAGCGGGTTCTACGTGGGCGTCGGGCGGGTCCGGTGA